A single region of the Leptothrix cholodnii SP-6 genome encodes:
- a CDS encoding phosphonate ABC transporter ATP-binding protein, whose amino-acid sequence MKVELDAVSARHPAARPGAARALNALSLQVPAGTAVAVIGPSGAGKTTLLQVLACAMPPAAGALTLDGVAPWQLPRRALQRLRGRLFLAPQVPPLPPRQRVVTAVLAGRLPAMSLWASLRSLFYPSDIPAAHAALDRFDLADKLFERVDRLSGGERQRVGLARSLLAPASLWLIDEPLSALDPLRAQQALDALIDEARTRGVTLVATLHQVDAALAHFPRIVGLRDGAVAFDLPTAEVTPEHLARLYAQHEDELTGAAPAPEPVPAAPPRTAPAVMHCR is encoded by the coding sequence TTGAAAGTCGAACTCGACGCCGTCTCGGCGCGCCACCCGGCCGCCCGGCCGGGCGCGGCGCGGGCGCTGAACGCGCTGTCGCTGCAGGTGCCGGCCGGCACGGCGGTGGCCGTGATCGGCCCGTCGGGCGCCGGCAAGACCACGCTGCTGCAGGTGCTGGCCTGCGCGATGCCGCCGGCCGCGGGCGCCTTGACGCTCGACGGCGTCGCGCCCTGGCAGCTGCCGCGGCGTGCGCTGCAGCGGCTGCGCGGGCGGCTGTTCCTGGCGCCGCAGGTGCCGCCGCTGCCGCCGCGCCAGCGCGTCGTCACCGCCGTGCTGGCCGGGCGCCTGCCGGCGATGAGCCTGTGGGCCAGCCTGCGTTCGCTGTTCTACCCGAGCGACATCCCGGCCGCCCACGCCGCGCTCGACCGTTTCGACCTGGCCGACAAGCTGTTCGAGCGCGTCGACCGGCTGTCCGGCGGCGAGCGCCAGCGGGTCGGCCTGGCGCGTTCGCTGCTGGCGCCGGCCTCGTTGTGGCTGATCGACGAGCCGCTGTCGGCGCTCGACCCGCTGCGCGCGCAGCAGGCGCTCGACGCGCTGATCGACGAAGCGCGCACGCGCGGCGTCACGCTGGTGGCGACGCTGCACCAGGTCGATGCGGCGCTGGCGCACTTTCCGCGCATCGTCGGCCTGCGTGACGGCGCCGTCGCCTTCGACCTGCCGACGGCCGAGGTCACGCCCGAGCACCTGGCGCGGCTGTACGCGCAGCACGAGGACGAGCTGACCGGTGCGGCGCCTGCGCCCGAGCCGGTGCCGGCCGCGCCGCCGCGCACCGCGCCTGCCGTGATGCACTGCCGATGA
- a CDS encoding putative selenate ABC transporter substrate-binding protein, with translation MLSLSPSRTLKSLLTCALLTFGALSHAQQVFRVTAIPDESPTELARKAAPLVKYLEGKLAMKVEFTPVTDYAAAVEVLINKKVDMAWFGGFTFVQANVRSGGKVIPLVQREEDEKFRSVFITSDPTIQGLADLKGKDVSFGSQSSTSGHLMPRSFLLQAKVDPDKDFKRVAYSGAHDATIAAVASGKVQAGALNISVWDKFVADKKVDTAKVRVFYTTPPYYDYNWSVHADMPVALREKLSAALLALSRDTAEGKEVLDLQRATRFVPSKADNYKGIEAAARSAGLL, from the coding sequence CCTTCGGAGCCTTGTCGCATGCGCAGCAGGTGTTTCGCGTCACCGCCATCCCCGACGAGTCGCCCACCGAGCTGGCACGCAAGGCTGCGCCGCTGGTCAAGTACCTCGAAGGCAAGCTGGCGATGAAGGTCGAGTTCACGCCGGTGACCGACTACGCCGCGGCGGTCGAGGTGCTGATCAACAAGAAGGTCGACATGGCCTGGTTCGGCGGCTTCACCTTCGTGCAGGCCAACGTGCGTTCGGGCGGCAAGGTGATCCCGCTGGTGCAGCGCGAGGAAGACGAGAAGTTCCGTTCGGTCTTCATCACCAGCGATCCGACCATCCAGGGCCTGGCCGACCTGAAGGGCAAGGACGTCAGCTTCGGATCCCAGAGCTCGACCTCCGGCCACCTGATGCCGCGCAGCTTCCTGCTGCAGGCCAAGGTCGATCCGGACAAGGATTTCAAGCGCGTGGCCTACAGCGGCGCGCACGACGCGACGATCGCCGCCGTGGCCTCGGGCAAGGTGCAGGCGGGTGCGCTGAACATCTCGGTGTGGGACAAGTTCGTGGCCGACAAGAAGGTCGACACCGCCAAGGTGCGGGTCTTCTACACCACGCCGCCGTACTACGACTACAACTGGTCGGTGCACGCCGACATGCCCGTCGCCCTGCGCGAGAAGCTCAGCGCCGCGCTGCTCGCGCTCAGCCGCGACACCGCCGAGGGCAAGGAAGTGCTCGACCTGCAACGCGCCACCCGCTTCGTGCCGAGCAAGGCCGACAACTACAAGGGCATCGAGGCCGCCGCACGCAGCGCCGGCCTGCTCTGA